One Streptomyces sp. SAI-135 DNA segment encodes these proteins:
- a CDS encoding NAD-dependent epimerase/dehydratase family protein, whose amino-acid sequence MKVLVTAATGYLGRAVAQRLQSAGHHVSAMARSEASLRAVTAAGFQPVRGDLTDPLSVRAAVAEVDAVIETAAADNESATEILLEAVTGTAKRYVRTSGTSVFTELSGGESSDTVHAEDPAFEPIPPVQHRFSLDRRVVAAAATGTHTVVLRPGMIYGGGGSEQLPVLLRAAMRDRVSRYMGSGLNRYPNVFLDDVAQAYVLAVESAPAGGEYNIAADEATMREIAEGIAQVLGLEPAVSATMEEMSEAIGLLYALGLSSNARVDASKIRAELGWTPQGPSLFDDLVHGSYQKVWGHREVSLQTGDVSR is encoded by the coding sequence ATGAAAGTTCTTGTCACTGCAGCAACCGGATACCTCGGGCGTGCGGTCGCCCAGCGTCTGCAGAGCGCCGGCCACCACGTCTCCGCCATGGCGCGCTCCGAGGCCAGTCTGCGCGCCGTGACGGCTGCCGGGTTCCAGCCCGTGCGGGGCGACCTAACCGACCCGCTGTCTGTGCGTGCCGCGGTCGCCGAGGTCGATGCGGTCATCGAGACTGCCGCTGCCGATAATGAGAGTGCCACCGAGATCCTGCTGGAAGCCGTAACGGGGACCGCGAAGCGCTACGTGCGCACCAGCGGCACCTCGGTGTTCACCGAACTGTCCGGTGGCGAGTCGAGCGATACGGTGCATGCCGAGGACCCGGCATTTGAGCCGATTCCGCCGGTGCAGCACCGCTTCAGCCTGGACCGCCGGGTCGTCGCTGCTGCTGCAACCGGAACGCACACCGTGGTGCTGCGGCCCGGCATGATCTACGGAGGAGGCGGGAGCGAGCAACTGCCTGTACTCCTGCGTGCGGCCATGCGCGATCGCGTGAGCCGGTACATGGGATCTGGGCTGAACCGCTACCCCAACGTGTTCCTTGACGACGTCGCCCAGGCTTACGTGCTGGCGGTGGAATCGGCGCCTGCCGGGGGCGAATACAACATTGCCGCTGATGAGGCAACGATGCGGGAGATCGCTGAGGGCATCGCACAGGTGCTTGGGCTGGAGCCGGCTGTCTCGGCCACGATGGAGGAGATGAGCGAGGCGATCGGACTGCTGTACGCGCTGGGCCTGTCCAGTAATGCCCGCGTGGACGCTTCCAAGATTCGCGCTGAACTGGGCTGGACGCCACAGGGACCCTCGCTGTTCGACGACCTGGTGCACGGGTCCTACCAGAAGGTGTGGGGGCACCGGGAGGTAAGTCTGCAAACCGGGGATGTGTCGCGGTGA
- a CDS encoding DUF998 domain-containing protein, whose translation MAGAFLLFSSFQWFLVQAAVAAGWRTPYSLSRNFISDLGALHCARFPSGTGPYVCSPAHSVMNVSIVLWGVTWAVGALLTAERGHLTGNVLLAVGGLGTVLVGVWPEDTNLTVHALGALIHTVVGGAGMAVIGLRRLRRGHALSGVLSILVFVAAVVGIAATGMAADSGSLLHVGLGVWERIGIWPQAAWLTVAGVGTAWAAVARKETAAPKAA comes from the coding sequence ATGGCAGGCGCGTTCTTGCTGTTCTCGTCGTTCCAGTGGTTCCTCGTGCAGGCTGCCGTGGCCGCGGGGTGGCGGACGCCATACTCACTGAGCAGGAACTTCATCAGTGACCTCGGGGCATTGCACTGCGCCCGGTTCCCGTCCGGCACCGGTCCCTACGTCTGCTCACCGGCGCACTCGGTGATGAACGTGTCGATCGTCCTGTGGGGCGTGACCTGGGCCGTAGGGGCGCTGCTGACCGCCGAGCGCGGGCACCTGACGGGGAACGTGCTCTTGGCCGTCGGCGGCCTGGGCACCGTCCTGGTCGGCGTGTGGCCCGAGGACACGAACCTGACGGTCCATGCGCTGGGGGCCCTGATCCACACGGTGGTCGGGGGTGCGGGCATGGCCGTCATCGGTCTTCGGCGTCTGCGCCGTGGCCACGCCCTGAGCGGGGTGCTGAGCATCCTGGTGTTCGTCGCTGCTGTCGTCGGTATCGCAGCCACCGGCATGGCTGCGGATTCCGGGTCCCTCCTGCATGTCGGTCTGGGTGTCTGGGAGCGCATCGGCATCTGGCCGCAGGCCGCCTGGCTGACTGTGGCGGGCGTCGGTACCGCATGGGCGGCCGTGGCGCGCAAGGAAACAGCGGCGCCGAAGGCCGCGTGA
- a CDS encoding DMT family transporter, producing the protein MVGTVVLWACAFPAIRVGVDGLGVAALSFLRLAVAAVALLAMSPFAGVRLPRRRDLPLIALCGLTGMTAYQVLLNWGEVHVAAGTASLLIAIAPVFSVLLASAFLSESLTRNVVVGSLIAIAGTAVVTLAKGFSGFSAASLVVLAAAVVQGVYHFASKPLLKRYSGLEVATYAMAAGTVFALPLAPEAAKATVGAPAGAVWAAVFLGLLPSALGFVIWGYAVARLPMAASTAALYLVPPVALVVSFVWLGEKPLPLELAGGAISVAGVVLINHRTAKKPGPAAPASGSLAADPTRGGAIKPASREPVALDARATRQRH; encoded by the coding sequence TTGGTCGGCACTGTCGTGCTGTGGGCCTGCGCCTTCCCTGCCATCCGCGTGGGCGTGGACGGACTCGGCGTGGCCGCGTTGTCCTTCCTGCGGCTGGCGGTCGCTGCCGTGGCGCTGCTTGCCATGTCCCCGTTCGCAGGCGTGCGCCTGCCCCGTCGGCGGGATCTCCCGCTGATCGCGTTGTGCGGCTTGACCGGTATGACCGCCTACCAGGTCCTTCTCAACTGGGGAGAGGTGCACGTCGCCGCCGGCACAGCCAGCCTCCTGATCGCGATCGCACCTGTGTTCAGTGTGCTTTTGGCCAGTGCGTTCCTGTCCGAGTCCCTGACCCGGAACGTCGTCGTCGGGAGTCTGATCGCCATCGCGGGCACCGCGGTCGTCACCTTGGCCAAGGGGTTCTCCGGCTTCAGCGCGGCCTCGCTTGTGGTGCTGGCCGCGGCCGTCGTCCAAGGCGTGTACCACTTCGCCAGCAAGCCGCTGCTGAAGCGTTACAGCGGGCTGGAGGTGGCCACCTATGCGATGGCCGCAGGCACCGTCTTCGCCCTGCCACTCGCTCCCGAGGCCGCGAAGGCAACGGTTGGCGCCCCGGCAGGCGCCGTGTGGGCAGCGGTTTTCCTGGGCCTGCTTCCTTCTGCGCTCGGATTCGTCATCTGGGGGTACGCGGTTGCCCGGCTGCCCATGGCAGCCTCCACCGCGGCCCTGTATCTGGTACCGCCTGTGGCCTTGGTGGTCTCCTTCGTCTGGCTGGGAGAGAAGCCTCTCCCCCTCGAACTGGCTGGAGGAGCGATCAGCGTGGCGGGCGTCGTCCTGATCAACCACCGCACGGCCAAAAAGCCCGGGCCGGCCGCGCCTGCATCAGGATCACTCGCGGCCGACCCCACCCGTGGCGGCGCGATCAAGCCTGCGAGCCGTGAGCCGGTTGCACTCGACGCCCGCGCAACACGGCAACGCCACTGA
- a CDS encoding LysR family transcriptional regulator, translating into MLDVRRLRMLQHLAAYGTIAATADALHLTGPAVSQQLAVLEREAGVPVVEKRGRRLCLTPAGELLVAHAEVILGDLAAAESDLAALRGGHHGVLRVTAFASVARTLLPRVYQLLARPVGETAPRLTVRLDEQEPDQALEALQKHRADVVVAHSYTVLPRNFPQNSRQDVLMEDPVLLCLHPDRARSLGLSPGQPADLARLADAPWLTPSPEVSCYEMIQRTCGTAGFVPDIRVRSSDFAVLVALVAADAGVALAPRLAIPESHDGVSLHPLLAPVTRTICTVVRSGSTSNPDVHLFRSLLEQAVAQHEPTQRDQI; encoded by the coding sequence ATGCTTGATGTACGACGGCTGCGCATGCTGCAGCACCTGGCCGCATACGGGACGATCGCCGCCACGGCCGACGCGCTGCACCTGACCGGCCCGGCTGTGTCGCAGCAGCTGGCTGTCCTGGAGCGCGAGGCCGGCGTGCCGGTGGTCGAAAAGCGTGGACGCAGGCTGTGCCTGACCCCTGCCGGTGAACTCCTGGTGGCGCACGCGGAGGTGATCCTCGGCGACCTCGCCGCCGCGGAGTCAGATCTGGCCGCCCTGCGGGGCGGGCATCACGGGGTGCTGCGCGTGACTGCCTTCGCTTCTGTCGCGCGCACACTGCTGCCCCGCGTGTACCAGTTGCTCGCCCGGCCCGTGGGCGAGACAGCGCCCAGGCTCACGGTCCGGCTCGACGAGCAGGAACCAGACCAGGCGCTGGAGGCGCTGCAAAAGCACCGGGCCGACGTGGTCGTGGCTCACAGTTATACGGTGCTGCCCCGCAATTTCCCGCAGAACAGTCGCCAGGACGTTCTCATGGAAGATCCTGTGCTGCTGTGCCTGCACCCGGACCGCGCCCGCAGTCTCGGGCTGTCCCCCGGGCAGCCGGCGGACCTGGCCCGGCTCGCTGACGCCCCGTGGCTCACCCCCAGTCCTGAGGTTTCCTGTTACGAGATGATCCAGCGGACCTGCGGGACGGCGGGCTTCGTCCCCGACATCCGGGTCCGCAGCAGCGACTTCGCGGTACTGGTGGCTCTTGTCGCCGCGGACGCCGGCGTCGCACTGGCTCCCCGTCTGGCCATCCCCGAATCTCACGACGGGGTCAGCCTGCATCCCCTGCTCGCGCCGGTCACCCGCACCATCTGCACCGTCGTCCGTTCCGGCAGTACCAGTAATCCTGACGTGCATCTGTTCCGTTCGCTTCTCGAACAGGCAGTTGCTCAGCACGAACCCACCCAGCGGGACCAGATCTGA
- a CDS encoding TetR/AcrR family transcriptional regulator, producing MLDSTIGLLQRQSAGAVTLDAVLADSGAPRGSVYYHFPGGRNELLTAAVELAGERLRETMERASDGAGPQEALTAFADFWKSRLTASGFRAGCPIVAAAVDDEHLVPEAKEAVRSVFARWSDLLVTAFMRAGRTPERAASLATLGISAVEGAVLLCRLQGSLQPLDDVVAELAPLLA from the coding sequence ATGCTCGACAGCACGATCGGGCTGTTGCAGCGGCAGAGTGCCGGAGCGGTGACTCTTGACGCCGTCCTGGCTGACAGTGGCGCTCCGCGCGGTTCCGTGTACTACCACTTTCCCGGCGGCCGCAACGAGCTGCTCACGGCAGCCGTCGAACTGGCCGGGGAGCGCCTGCGGGAGACGATGGAACGGGCGAGCGACGGTGCCGGTCCGCAGGAGGCGCTGACCGCGTTCGCCGACTTCTGGAAAAGCAGACTCACTGCTTCCGGCTTCCGTGCGGGCTGCCCGATCGTCGCCGCAGCTGTTGACGACGAGCATCTCGTCCCGGAAGCGAAGGAGGCCGTCAGGAGCGTTTTCGCGCGCTGGAGCGATCTCCTGGTGACAGCGTTCATGCGGGCGGGACGCACACCCGAGCGGGCCGCATCGCTGGCCACGCTCGGAATCTCCGCGGTGGAGGGCGCTGTGCTTTTGTGCCGCCTCCAAGGCAGCCTGCAGCCACTCGACGACGTGGTCGCGGAACTGGCCCCCCTGCTTGCCTGA
- a CDS encoding SDR family NAD(P)-dependent oxidoreductase, producing MHAVDYQGQTTLITGASAGLGAEFARRLAARGSDLVLVARRKDRLEKLAEALSTEHGVMVTAIAADLSLPHAGQTLLEETDRLGLRVTSLINNAGFGTYGAFHMEDADRLGDEITVNVASVVSISRAYIERLRQAGIGILINVASNAAYQPNPLLAVYGATRAFVLNFTEALWFESVGTGLKVLALSPGPTQTEFFDVIGTTNASGNTVLQTPRQVVEKALHTLDRRNPPPSIISGRRNHLQALSVRLLTRRRAALTVGAMMKPAN from the coding sequence ATGCACGCCGTCGACTATCAGGGACAGACCACACTCATCACCGGCGCCAGTGCGGGCCTGGGAGCGGAGTTCGCCCGCCGGCTCGCCGCCCGGGGCTCGGACCTGGTGCTGGTGGCCCGACGGAAGGACCGGCTGGAAAAGCTGGCGGAGGCGCTCTCCACCGAGCACGGCGTCATGGTGACAGCGATCGCTGCCGATCTCAGCCTGCCGCATGCCGGGCAGACACTGCTCGAGGAGACCGACCGACTCGGTCTGCGCGTCACAAGCCTGATCAACAACGCCGGATTCGGGACCTACGGTGCGTTCCACATGGAAGACGCTGACCGGCTCGGCGACGAGATCACCGTGAACGTGGCCAGTGTTGTCAGCATCAGCCGGGCGTACATCGAGCGCCTACGACAGGCTGGCATCGGCATCCTCATCAACGTGGCCAGCAACGCCGCTTACCAGCCCAACCCGCTCCTGGCCGTCTACGGCGCGACCAGGGCGTTCGTGCTGAACTTCACCGAGGCTCTGTGGTTTGAGTCGGTTGGCACAGGTCTCAAGGTGCTCGCACTGTCTCCGGGCCCGACGCAAACTGAGTTCTTCGACGTCATCGGCACGACCAATGCCTCAGGCAACACCGTGCTCCAAACGCCCCGGCAGGTCGTTGAGAAGGCCCTGCACACCCTCGACCGACGCAACCCGCCTCCAAGCATCATCAGCGGTCGCCGCAACCACCTCCAGGCCCTGTCGGTTCGACTGCTCACCCGTCGGCGTGCCGCCCTCACCGTCGGGGCGATGATGAAGCCGGCGAACTGA
- a CDS encoding response regulator transcription factor has protein sequence MTIRVVVADDQAVVRDGVVLLLGSAEDIEVVGQADNGLDAVNLAVRTRPDVVVVDLRMPGLDGTGVTERVLAAGIGARVLVLTTYADDDAVLPALRAGAAGYLTKDATGEAVLAAVRDVAARRTALDPAVQRRLVELVTQQQDSASPPLRRANDEPGASAGLTRREIDVLRLVAEGRNNRQVARDLVISEATVKTHLNHLLAKLALEDRGALIAWAWRNGLTSPQNGYGTH, from the coding sequence GTGACCATCCGGGTGGTCGTCGCCGACGACCAGGCCGTCGTGCGCGACGGGGTGGTGCTGCTGCTCGGTTCGGCCGAGGACATCGAAGTGGTCGGGCAGGCGGACAACGGTCTGGACGCGGTCAACCTGGCGGTGCGCACGCGTCCCGATGTTGTGGTCGTGGATCTGCGGATGCCGGGGCTGGACGGCACCGGGGTGACGGAGCGGGTGTTGGCCGCGGGGATCGGCGCGCGGGTCCTGGTGCTGACCACCTATGCGGACGACGATGCGGTGCTGCCTGCGCTGCGGGCCGGAGCAGCCGGATATCTCACCAAGGACGCCACAGGCGAGGCTGTGCTGGCCGCCGTACGGGACGTCGCTGCCCGTCGTACCGCACTGGATCCCGCGGTACAGCGGCGCCTCGTCGAACTCGTCACCCAGCAGCAGGACTCCGCCTCACCGCCCCTACGGCGGGCGAACGACGAGCCCGGCGCGTCGGCCGGGCTGACGCGCCGCGAGATCGACGTACTGCGGCTGGTCGCCGAAGGCCGCAACAACCGTCAGGTGGCCCGTGATCTGGTGATCAGCGAGGCGACGGTCAAGACGCACCTCAATCACCTGCTGGCCAAACTCGCGCTGGAGGACCGCGGTGCGCTGATCGCATGGGCGTGGCGCAACGGCCTGACAAGCCCGCAGAACGGCTACGGCACACATTGA
- a CDS encoding sensor histidine kinase gives MLISVAVSVPAAPGTWGKVIVGVLGAVAVVGTLWGQRASSARQAVVGLSLTIVTGFAITALAPAGLGEVPILFGVAFLPTRIAPGPARAAVMAAVATGFGVLIMIITGSWAGLLAGAAAWILADRFVEHAALEAERNRAIALLAEVEASREAQKEAAAMEERTRIVREMHDVLAHSLAALSMQLQGLRAVAAREGVGKSLTGPLDRAADLARDGVQEVRAAVGALRGGPLRGVDDLAALVEHYPGTVRMRVAGQAGRLSPEGGHAVYRAVQEALTNAARYATGSPVDVNVAWEPDQLRLAVRDYGLPPRGVPTGVRGSGTGLRGMSERIEAVGGSLSTGPAPEGPGWRIVLRVPAAVPTGDGPATLDAGVGGGRVGETMVDGLGTDGGLGRVGKEST, from the coding sequence ATGCTGATCAGCGTCGCGGTGTCCGTGCCTGCCGCGCCCGGCACCTGGGGCAAAGTGATCGTCGGTGTCCTCGGGGCGGTGGCCGTGGTGGGAACCCTTTGGGGCCAGCGCGCCTCCTCGGCACGGCAGGCGGTCGTGGGCTTGTCGCTGACGATCGTCACCGGATTCGCGATCACCGCCCTGGCGCCCGCGGGGCTGGGCGAGGTGCCGATCCTGTTCGGTGTCGCGTTCCTTCCCACCCGGATCGCTCCCGGTCCGGCCCGGGCTGCGGTGATGGCCGCGGTGGCCACCGGGTTCGGCGTGCTGATCATGATCATCACCGGTAGCTGGGCCGGCCTGCTGGCGGGTGCCGCCGCGTGGATCCTGGCCGACCGATTTGTCGAGCACGCCGCGCTGGAGGCCGAACGCAACCGTGCGATAGCGCTCCTCGCGGAGGTGGAGGCGTCGCGCGAGGCGCAGAAGGAGGCGGCAGCCATGGAGGAGCGCACCCGGATCGTCCGGGAAATGCACGATGTGCTGGCGCACAGTTTGGCCGCTCTGTCGATGCAGCTCCAGGGCCTGCGAGCGGTCGCCGCCCGGGAGGGGGTCGGCAAGTCCCTGACAGGGCCGCTTGACCGGGCTGCTGATCTGGCGCGGGACGGCGTGCAGGAGGTGCGGGCAGCGGTGGGAGCGCTGCGCGGTGGCCCGCTGCGCGGCGTGGACGACCTCGCTGCCTTGGTCGAGCACTACCCCGGCACGGTCCGGATGCGGGTCGCCGGCCAGGCGGGCAGGCTGTCGCCGGAGGGGGGCCACGCGGTCTACCGCGCCGTGCAGGAAGCACTGACGAATGCGGCGCGCTACGCCACGGGTAGTCCCGTCGATGTGAACGTGGCCTGGGAGCCGGACCAACTGCGCCTCGCTGTCCGCGATTACGGGCTGCCTCCCCGCGGTGTCCCGACGGGAGTGCGGGGAAGCGGCACGGGACTGCGTGGCATGAGTGAGCGGATCGAAGCCGTCGGGGGTTCGCTCAGCACTGGCCCCGCGCCGGAGGGGCCGGGCTGGCGGATCGTGCTGCGTGTGCCCGCCGCGGTGCCGACGGGAGACGGCCCCGCCACGCTCGACGCCGGGGTCGGCGGCGGCCGTGTGGGGGAGACAATGGTGGACGGCTTGGGCACGGACGGCGGGCTGGGCCGCGTAGGGAAGGAGAGCACGTGA
- a CDS encoding methyltransferase domain-containing protein, giving the protein MAPFVAALASEVGEGDAVLDLACGTGYLTFAAAERAGASGRVVGVDVNQAMLDVAARRLVPPTTLVRAPADAMPFADAEFDVVVCQQGLQFFPDLCAALTEIGRVLRPGGRLAATAWAPRGRSPYHEAQGQAARAADPGHTDDSAPPAAFALTKQRFLQAATAAGLVHLAAEEITADVVLPALPAFAAAHLTALPFGAEIASRAPDTIPVIAQAITDSLSAYQTPEGFKVPFVSNLLTARKPS; this is encoded by the coding sequence ATGGCACCGTTCGTGGCGGCTCTGGCGAGTGAAGTCGGCGAAGGCGACGCGGTCCTCGACCTGGCGTGCGGCACTGGCTACTTGACCTTTGCCGCGGCCGAGCGGGCCGGAGCATCCGGCCGGGTGGTCGGAGTGGACGTCAACCAGGCCATGCTCGATGTCGCCGCACGCCGTCTTGTCCCGCCGACCACGCTGGTGCGCGCGCCCGCCGACGCGATGCCGTTCGCCGACGCGGAGTTCGATGTGGTGGTGTGCCAGCAGGGTCTTCAGTTCTTCCCCGACCTGTGCGCTGCACTGACCGAGATCGGTCGAGTGCTGCGCCCGGGCGGGCGCCTTGCCGCCACGGCGTGGGCGCCGCGCGGTCGGTCTCCCTACCATGAGGCGCAGGGCCAGGCGGCGCGGGCCGCCGACCCTGGACACACCGACGACTCCGCGCCGCCTGCGGCGTTCGCCCTGACCAAGCAGCGGTTTCTCCAGGCGGCGACAGCCGCGGGCCTCGTGCACCTGGCGGCCGAGGAAATCACCGCCGACGTTGTGCTGCCTGCCCTGCCGGCGTTCGCCGCCGCACACCTCACAGCCCTGCCCTTCGGCGCGGAGATCGCGAGCAGGGCCCCCGACACGATCCCGGTGATCGCCCAAGCCATCACCGACAGCCTCAGTGCCTACCAGACTCCCGAAGGATTCAAGGTTCCTTTCGTCTCCAACCTGCTGACGGCCCGCAAGCCGAGCTGA
- a CDS encoding ketopantoate reductase family protein, protein MVRVLVVGAGAVGGHFGTLLARAGVDVTFLVRAARAERLRSEGITLVGADGTRTTTPVPTITAQTLREPFDVVILAVKSTAVAAALEDMAPAVGPGTSVVPLLNGIDHLDAIGDRFGARHLLGGVCLVATQLDTDGAIRQLTPAARITVGELSGSVTDRVEAITKTFAPAPFETVASTTIQQDMWEKWLFMGAGGAATVLLGGHVGQINPVTDGTDAIRDVIAETASVLEAAGHPARGDAVAQVTSTLTSPGSAFATSLYRDFRHNQTTEVEPIIGGLCRVAAQHGLSVPLLRAAAVRLRVHEAALA, encoded by the coding sequence ATGGTGCGTGTACTTGTCGTCGGCGCCGGAGCGGTCGGCGGCCACTTCGGAACCCTGCTCGCCCGCGCAGGGGTGGATGTGACGTTTCTGGTGCGCGCAGCGCGCGCCGAGCGCCTGCGGTCGGAGGGCATCACCCTCGTCGGCGCCGACGGAACGAGGACGACGACGCCCGTCCCCACCATCACCGCGCAGACATTGCGCGAGCCGTTCGACGTCGTAATCCTCGCCGTGAAGTCCACCGCCGTCGCCGCGGCCCTGGAAGACATGGCCCCCGCAGTGGGTCCCGGCACAAGTGTCGTGCCGCTACTCAACGGCATCGACCATCTCGACGCCATCGGCGACCGTTTCGGCGCTCGGCACCTGCTGGGCGGCGTCTGTCTGGTGGCCACGCAGTTGGACACCGACGGTGCCATACGGCAGCTCACGCCCGCCGCAAGGATCACCGTCGGGGAACTGTCGGGCTCGGTCACGGACCGGGTGGAAGCCATCACCAAGACGTTCGCGCCGGCCCCCTTCGAGACGGTCGCCTCCACCACGATCCAACAGGACATGTGGGAAAAGTGGCTGTTCATGGGAGCCGGAGGAGCGGCAACTGTGCTGCTCGGCGGTCACGTCGGCCAGATCAACCCCGTCACGGACGGCACCGACGCGATCCGGGACGTCATCGCGGAGACGGCCTCGGTACTGGAAGCTGCCGGCCATCCCGCCCGGGGCGACGCGGTCGCCCAGGTCACCTCGACGCTGACCTCTCCCGGCTCGGCGTTCGCCACCTCGCTGTACCGCGACTTCCGACACAACCAGACCACCGAGGTCGAGCCGATCATCGGTGGCCTGTGCCGGGTCGCGGCCCAGCATGGCTTGTCCGTACCGCTGCTGCGTGCAGCGGCCGTACGGCTGCGTGTTCACGAGGCCGCACTCGCCTGA
- a CDS encoding succinic semialdehyde dehydrogenase has translation MVTASSPSTSASAIALSAITSRLNRSCRGAAVLLIDDMLTTLPWTCVMSVVHERCTGTPCRNVDKRGFPGGLVLRPLASAPLRSGPWRAGGSFPLTETSMTTISRSGTHSVNVAEPRLDPALVERLTAGVSASAEPTTTRAPFTGAPLAQIPQSTAADVNQAFAAARVAQVEWARLTPKQRALPFARFHDVLLSRQEEILNLLQWETGKARHDAFDEVMEAATASLYAARQAPKVLRTRRRQGAFPVFTRALESFRPKGVVTVITPWNYPLALGLDAIPALLAGNAVVHKPDTQTALSTLWPRMVLEELGLPKGLWQVVLGEPAVIGDALIDGADFVSFTGSTRAGRSIAGRAAERLIGCSLELGGKNPMVVLDDADLDAAVESAVRGCFGNSGQMCVGIERIYVHANVYDGFLARFASRVERMTLRPDFDFATDMGSLTNSRQLAHVQEHVEAALAAGARVVTGGRVRPDLGPLFYEPTILTGVPEDTPVRDEETFGPVVSVYRVGSDDEAVLAANDSPYGLNAAVYGRSEARARTLAARIQAGTVNINEGYASAYASQGASMGGMKSSGVGRRHGPAGLVKYTEPQTVASQRLLGFDPPFGMSRARQVALFTTSLRILKMLRIR, from the coding sequence ATGGTCACCGCCTCCAGCCCCTCGACGTCGGCGAGTGCGATTGCACTGTCCGCGATCACCTCCCGACTCAACCGCTCCTGCCGCGGGGCCGCAGTTCTTCTCATCGACGACATGTTGACAACCCTACCCTGGACGTGTGTCATGTCTGTAGTACATGAACGCTGTACAGGAACGCCGTGCAGGAACGTTGATAAGCGCGGATTCCCTGGCGGTCTGGTCCTCAGACCGCTTGCTTCAGCTCCCCTCCGCTCCGGCCCCTGGCGCGCTGGCGGGAGCTTTCCGCTGACGGAGACCTCGATGACCACAATCAGCCGCTCCGGAACACACTCCGTAAACGTCGCGGAACCCCGCCTGGACCCCGCCCTTGTGGAGCGGCTGACCGCCGGGGTGAGCGCTTCCGCAGAGCCGACGACGACCCGGGCCCCCTTCACAGGCGCGCCTCTCGCGCAGATCCCTCAGTCGACCGCCGCCGATGTGAACCAGGCGTTCGCCGCCGCCCGGGTCGCCCAGGTCGAATGGGCACGGCTCACTCCAAAGCAGCGGGCCCTGCCCTTCGCTCGGTTCCATGACGTGCTGCTCTCGCGGCAGGAAGAGATCTTGAACCTGCTGCAGTGGGAGACGGGCAAGGCCCGGCACGACGCCTTCGACGAGGTGATGGAGGCCGCTACCGCCTCCTTGTATGCGGCGCGGCAGGCACCGAAGGTGCTGCGCACGCGACGTCGGCAAGGGGCATTCCCTGTGTTCACCCGCGCGCTGGAGTCCTTCCGCCCCAAAGGCGTGGTCACGGTCATTACGCCGTGGAACTACCCGTTGGCATTGGGGCTGGACGCGATCCCGGCGCTCCTGGCGGGCAACGCGGTCGTGCACAAGCCGGACACCCAGACGGCACTGTCGACGCTGTGGCCCCGCATGGTTCTGGAGGAGCTGGGCCTGCCGAAAGGTCTGTGGCAGGTCGTGCTCGGTGAACCGGCCGTGATCGGGGATGCGTTGATCGACGGCGCCGACTTCGTCAGCTTCACCGGTTCAACCCGGGCGGGGCGCTCCATCGCCGGACGTGCGGCGGAACGTCTGATCGGCTGCTCCCTGGAGCTCGGTGGCAAGAACCCGATGGTCGTGCTGGACGACGCCGACTTGGATGCCGCCGTCGAGTCGGCAGTTCGCGGCTGCTTCGGCAACTCGGGGCAGATGTGTGTCGGGATCGAGCGCATTTACGTCCACGCCAATGTCTACGACGGCTTCCTGGCGCGGTTCGCCTCCAGGGTGGAGCGAATGACGCTCCGACCGGACTTCGACTTCGCCACCGACATGGGGTCGCTCACCAATTCCCGGCAACTGGCGCACGTCCAAGAGCATGTGGAGGCGGCACTCGCAGCCGGCGCACGGGTCGTGACCGGGGGCCGAGTACGTCCCGACCTGGGTCCGCTGTTCTACGAGCCCACCATCCTGACCGGAGTCCCCGAAGACACCCCCGTGCGCGATGAGGAGACTTTCGGGCCGGTCGTCTCCGTCTACCGGGTCGGCTCGGACGACGAAGCCGTACTCGCGGCCAACGACAGCCCCTACGGCCTCAACGCGGCCGTTTACGGCCGAAGTGAGGCACGGGCACGCACGCTGGCCGCACGTATCCAGGCGGGCACGGTCAACATCAACGAGGGTTACGCATCCGCCTATGCCTCGCAGGGCGCGTCCATGGGCGGCATGAAGTCCTCGGGTGTCGGCCGTCGTCACGGCCCCGCCGGGCTGGTGAAGTACACCGAGCCGCAGACGGTCGCCAGTCAGCGACTGCTCGGCTTCGACCCGCCCTTCGGGATGAGCAGGGCGCGTCAGGTCGCCCTGTTCACCACCTCGCTGCGCATCTTGAAGATGCTGCGAATCCGTTGA